The Lycium barbarum isolate Lr01 chromosome 11, ASM1917538v2, whole genome shotgun sequence genome contains the following window.
cgacatgatgatgatgatattactgtctcccctcctatgatatttcacatgatatctattatgcttctatattgatgttgatcatgctttacatactcagtacattcttcgtactgacgtctttttgtttgtggacgctgcgtcatgcccgcaggtgcacagggagacagacttgatccatagctgcttattcagaaaTTGCATAGCAgcgctccatttctttcggagccgtagcttttgggtacttattattttgtgtatataattatgggcatagcggagtactgtcccgctcatacgatatgtcatactcttagaggctcgtagtcatgtgtatgtgggtagagatgttcggccatgtcggcccatgttttgtatatcttttgttagccacgtcggccttgtacttatggtgtggcctagatgcctatgatatgttaaatgatgatggtcgtctaatgggatcaatattattaacgataataaaagcacgaattgacttatggttcacctagatgttatgttatgtacgataagggggtgctcgggtggggtagcaccgggtgctcgtcgcggcccctagacgggtcgtgacaatttccatactaataatgttcataaataatattcataaacaacttgtacattaaaataatttttagaaaatggtctcgcccttaacttaccacgactatctcgaaatgtccgaacgtacaaaatacgggctataacaaggtctgtggacatatgtgtgggttgtgtatgggttctgttcagctgtgtctatacgatgtgctgtggtatgatgctcgtctatagtggcagccttgtcggcttgcatatgatattgttatatgatggcagccttgtcggcttgcatatgatattgttatatgatgacagccttgtcggcttgcgtattatttcatgataagatcggttgtgactcctcaaggGACAGGTCgccgaacatatatatatatatatacatttatgcgATAGTTCCGAGACTATGATTTAGTCGTTATAAGTTCCATATGGTGTTGTTGTGAACTGAACACATAGCTAAAGAGTGTGAATACGAGTGCCCAGTTCGGgtacttagtcacggcctacggggttgggtcgtggcaGGTCAGCTGAcatattatgatctcatcccggacgcgggatgcccggacacgggatatataggtaatggatcgggccgtactttcctcggcattatattgatacatgatgatatatggatcgggctgtacgttccgcaacaatacacgatatgatgtttatgagtatgcatgcatgaatccgccttaagaggcaatccgTTACTGGTTACCTTCTTGTATtcactttatcttcttattctctcatTTGTTTcttgatgcatgccttacatactcagtacaatgctcgtactgacatccttttctttgtggatgctgtgttcatgcccacaggtagacagggagacggtgcataCCCGTAGGAGCCATctgcagattcacaggagcactccactattccggaggtgctattcggttgatccttttatgtatattggtatatgtcatccaatagaggctcgtagatactcgatgtgggttatgtggttccatgacgtggatagtatgtatgtgtatgagtatattgaaatatgttatTGAGTTAGAGCATTATATTTTGTAAAGAAAGCCAGATCATTTTTAAAGTTAACAAGGaatcgatgaatgattgttaaatgggttaaggaaatgatagcacgagcggtgctcggtggttagccccaggtacccgtcacggcccccagctgggtcgtgacatgaccactttacaactagtttttctccctatattttttagaattatatttatattcaaaataaagttatgtcttgattaaaaaatagcacgcttaaatcaaaaccttaaaaaataaaacacttaaaccttaaacaaaatttacttcgggttccttttcaactcctaaaacgacgatccgaacgtttacgtatccttgatgtattgagcctacattatagtacgcagaaaaaaatatcatgttctatataaaatattgacgtttcggagtcttgacacacgactaatcgttggtcaaagtatggaaaaaacactaagtgatgtagaaaaaagatttattaaattaagatgttgcgatctttttatggaaaaaaacactaagtgttccttaagtgtgttattttttaatgcgtaactttatttcgaatatgttgcaaaaaaaaaaaaaaaaacgtaaatcGGATGTCCGAGCAGAAAAAACtgcgtatattcgaaataaagttacgctttaaaaaataacacacttaaatctaaaccctaaaaataaaaaactttaagctaatgacaacaactcttcaaacaaaaatagacgtctatgtatataaaacacttaaacctaaagtttacaaacaaaacttacttcgggcaccttttcaacccctaaaatgataatccgaacgtttacgtatccttgatgtattgagcctacattaatGTACGctgaaaaaaatatcaggttctatataaaatattgacatttcagagtcttgacacacgactaatcattggtcaaaatatggaaaaaaacgctaagtgttgcaaaaaataaagttgaccaattttttttttttttgggtactatttctataacgcaatattttactgcgttataaaaaaaaaattgactgcttctataacgcagtaaaatactgcgctaaagcagttaacggctccgtctccgtgaactgctttagcgcagtaaattacttcGCTAAAGGTAggtttgtaactttttttttgttaggATATTTtgagtcaaaaatgattttttttggggcattttggtttcGGACTAGTTAAATCTTCTCGTGTAAGTGTGCGGGTAGAAGATTCCAAAAGTACAAAGTCAAAATAGAAAGGGGAAAGGGACTGGGAGACACGTAATTGGAGAAAAGCAAGAGAAGATCGAAGATGGGTTGCTTGGATTGCTTCGATGGAGGCAGCAAAAGAGAGCAGAGAAGAGAAGAAGAACGGTTAGCCTCTGAAGAAGCCCGTGCCAGAGCTGCCGAAGCCGCCCAAAAAAGGCAATTCTTTCAATTTCTTTTCTTATCTATCTATCAACAGTTGACACCACGCGATTGATTGATGTATCGCCACATTTTCTTTGTTGGAATTTCTTAAAACTCACACCTTGCTTGATTATTCCCTCCATTTCAAGCCTTTTTAGCGATATGAAGGCTTTGGGAACTTTTGGGGATTCTAATGGATTTAATAATTTGCCTAGCCAAGTAGTTGTAATAATTAGAGTCTACAGAGGAGCCGACCCAGGTACAGTTGTTGTAATTAAATTTTAATAAAGTAGAACACATTCCATTAAAGGTCCATGGCAAGGCTGGCCAAGAAAGACAGAAAGACCTGTAGAGGGAAAGAAAAGACGAGAACTGGGCATATGTAACCAAAGGgggaataagtatatatatatatatggcctaTCTATGTCCTAATGTTATGAGTTACATAATTAAAGCTTATCTATGTACTGAAGAACTACATATCACCTACTACCCACCCAACCCCTCCTTAAATTGGAATTTTTAATCTATTATGAACTACAAATTTGCTCAGGGACGACTTGAAAAGTTAGCGTCCTAACTCTACTCATAAAGAAACTTACTTTGGGACTTGACTCATAATAATACTCCCTTCTTTCCATTTTATATTTCCTTATCAATACGGTTCAAAAAGAATGATATCAACGAAGCACGGCAGGCATGAGATATATGTACCTCCTAGGCAAAATACTTAAATGGGACAAGAGAGGCTTGTTCTCATCCTCCATAGAATATCTCACTCTTAAGTTGTTGAATTCATAGCATTACATTCGTATTATCTAGCTTCTTCTCACATTATCAGTTTACCTCTACGGCTTTACCAGATCTTTAGAATAAATTCTTTGAATTATCCAATATTGTTACAGGCAAGAACAATATGAAAAATCTGCTGCAGGTAGAGCAGCACGTGCACAAATGGCAGCTGCTGCCAAGAAAGCAACGAATACAAACCAAGGAGAATCAGTTCTTAAGGTACTGTACTCCGTTCTCTCTACTATGAGGTACTTAGGCTCAATACGTAGATGGCCCCTTAAACTTGTCTCATTTTTCCATTTAAACACCTGAACTAGAGGCCATACCTATTGAGCACCTAAACTTAAGTTGAAGTGTACCTATTAGACACCTCACATACAATCTTCCATAAAAGCACAAAGCGTGACTTTCAAATGTTGTGACATGGCAAATAAAACAAATCAAAATCTGACACCTCAATGCTGTGACATGGCAAATAAAACCAATCAAATGGTGACACCTGGGAAAGAAAACCTCTTTATCGCCCCTCCCCTACACTTGTCTACCTCTTTAAAATTCGTTGGGAGACTCATGGGACAAGCGCACCAGTATCAGTCGAACAAATGGGTCCTCTTCCGTAAAAATGGTTGGTGGTTCAACAAAGAGTGTTCGGGAAGTTGGCACTAGTTTTTATGGCTGGTGGGTGGCGGCTTTTCTTGTGGTTCGTAAATAGAGCTGTGATGGTTCAAAATGGTGATGACGGAGTATGGTTGGCCGGCGGTGGCCTTTTGGTTGTGGAGCAGTGGCGTTGAATGGTTGTGGTAGAGAGAAGGTGAAGGAGAcaacaaaataattaataaaatgaaAAACTAGCACTTTTCACGCTCTTAGAAGTGGTGTGATTCACacaccatgccaagtaagcagTATGTGTCTAATAGGACACTTTAAATTAGATTCAGGTGTTCAATAGGTACAACCTCTGGTTTAGGTGTCTAAATGGAAAAATGAGACAAGTTTAAGGGGCCATCTATGTATTCAGCCATATACTTATCATTTTTAATCATATCTACTTCTCATCTTAGTTAATtaaaaggcataatacataaataggcccTCAAACTTGGTCTCGGTTGGTAAGTTTGTCCTCTAACTTTAGGTGTGCATAAGTAGCCGcctcaacttgtctccactttgtcagttgaacactccaacttacaaaatgatcatttagacacctccaaaatttatatgtcacgtcagcatttgtgtttacatgttcaactttatacaagttgaggtgcctactcgTGCACACTCAAAGTTgaagggcatacttgccagctgaggccaagtttgagggtcTGTTTACATATTTTCCCTAGTTAAAACACTACTCAAAGTTTTAGATTCCTCTATCATTGGTCCAAATCCTTTCTTTTGAGATTGATGCTTTACATGTCAAAGTGTAAATATTCAAAGATATATGAAAATAATACCTTGAGCTTTGATCCCGATTAAAATTATGTGGATGCAGTGGGCAATGGGATGAGCGTTAGCTCTCTTAGGTTGACATCTTCCATTCACTGTAAGTATCACGACTAACCAAATTTCTTActcctttttttccttttatgtGGCACTAATTCCTTTTTAATTTGTTCCTATAAGAatgacatctttctatatttggatacaatttaactttaaactttccaTCTACTCTTAATGATAAACTTTTATTGCCATAGAAAAGTTTATAgcatgtttaagatcacaagttCCAAAGgttttcatttctttcttaaattccgtcTGCAGTAATTCCGACACATAAAATGAAAGGAGTTTTGTTATATGGCCTCGCGCATTTGATGATTGAAACATACGTTTGCATGTGTGCACTTAACAATTTCGTTATGTCACTTAATGAATCATTATATTGTGGTACATTAACTTTTAAAAAATCTTTACCATCCAGACCTGCTAGTTCTATTTAGGATTGTCGATGATGTGGTAATGATTGTAGAATCTTGTGGAGTCAGTAGCATCTCAAGTGGGGATGTAACTAAGCATAATTGGCCTGCCAATATTCATGTCTCTTGTTGGTGCAGGTCTTTTATTTTTTGGTCCCATCCTTCATATGCCTCACAATAGTCCATCTTTAAATCAAACCGATCATAGCCTTTCTTCCAATGCCAGTGTTCCTCTTTCCAAGTTTTGGCGAGACATCTTAGCTATCTCTTCTTCCTCTCTTTTCTATAACAGATGACATAAAGTATTCCTCTTTGTATGAGAACTAAGTGCCTTCATTGTATCTTCTTTTAATGCTAGATTCTGTGACTCATATACAGGAGACACCAAGACTTGTTTAACTTTACTGAAGATCTTTCAAGTTATTTTACTTTTGCTATATTCGAGCTCTTCCACGGTGTAATGGTCTTTGTCATTAGAATTGTTTGGGTAGCTTCAGGACATTCCGGGGCTGCTTTTATTACTGCCTATAGATAAATCATGTACTTATAAATGGTACTTCAATTCATAAACCTTTAAAATAAGCTTAAGTTTCCTCAATTGAAATATGATGTCTGGCTGTTATGAAACTCAGCTTTAATATAGTAAAAAAATTGCATTTGTCCGTGGGTAACATATGCTAAGTTGGCATCTGTGTCAATATATTGATGGCAGACCAGAAATTTCTTTCTGGATAAATGGGGATACAAATCAAAAAACATGCTTGACTGCTCCTTCGCAAAAAGAATCATGTCGGCTGATGACTGAGGTTTTTCCGAAGTGAACTCTCCCTAGTGTACAAGTACAATATCTTTTAGGAAGCGTCTATCTGTGACAGCAAGTAGAAGAAGAGAGTTTTTGTGATTCGTATTGAAGCTTTTATTTTGTCCTACTCTtagttttcattttctttttcttttctccttcttCAGGTACTGAAGTCCTTATTAGAGTTGAAGTTTGATCTCCAACAATCTGTTTACGGTGAACAGTTGTAAATATTTTGCTCTTAATTAATTTAGTTTTTTCTCCAATCTATCTGTAAACTGAAATGAAAATAAGGTGGAACAAGTCTGACAATTTGTATTTCCATCTTCCACCAGTCAATTTGCTCTTCCTGTCTCCATTCATGCAACATTCTCTTGTTTGTGTACAGCAAAGTGCTTAAAGCAAACCTGTGATTCTTTTTCAGCAATAGGTTATGTTTGCTTTCCCTTTCTTTAGTTTTATGCAAAAGAAAAAGGTGCTTGCACTATAGAGGGCAACTATGATATCCTAGTTCGTTTCCTATTTGTGAAGTTACAAGTTACAACATCTGCTTTTGAATTTTGGGAAGGATGAACAGCAAACTGATATCTGTTTATTTCAATTTCATTCACCTGAAATAAGTACCTGATGTTTTTTCAGCCATGGCGGTCACCTTCAATTTACCTGATCTTTTCTGCAGATCTAAGCCTCATATTTTTTGGGCACCTGCAATTTTGTATGCAAAAAGCACACA
Protein-coding sequences here:
- the LOC132617819 gene encoding uncharacterized protein LOC132617819 isoform X2, with protein sequence MGCLDCFDGGSKREQRREEERLASEEARARAAEAAQKRQEQYEKSAAGRAARAQMAAAAKKATNTNQGESVLKWAMG
- the LOC132617819 gene encoding uncharacterized protein LOC132617819 isoform X1 — protein: MGCLDCFDGGSKREQRREEERLASEEARARAAEAAQKRQEQYEKSAAGRAARAQMAAAAKKATNTNQGESVLKVLYSVLSTMSGQWDER